From Pseudomonas sp. CCI4.2, one genomic window encodes:
- a CDS encoding cytochrome c: protein MPVLSAAARQKPMVEIGPNVIQHGAQLVALADCAVCHSAKGGALLAGGLKLQTPFGAIYSTNITPDDETGIGTWSLDAFKRAMRNGVSRDGHLLYPAFAYQHFTRSRDADIADIYAYLMSRPPVHAIAPDNHLIFALNIRPLLAGWNLLFLHPGEVPADPAQSAEWNRGRYLVDGLGHCGACHSPLNLLGAEKAGQAFAGGSIDGWDAPALTRLSGAPVPWTQTQLVAYLQTGLASEHGAAAGPMRSVSRELAEAPRGDVEAMAAYLLSLQNPASPMRTAVEQANPVIAPSQQRAHALFVGACAACHEAGAPMSAMGGRPSLARGTAINADNPNNTVRMILDGNGWQGSDAAHFMPAFADSLTDTQIADLAHYLRARYSAQRPWNSVDETSVAKIRKETPTP from the coding sequence ATGCCTGTCCTTAGCGCTGCCGCCCGCCAGAAACCGATGGTCGAAATCGGCCCTAACGTCATTCAGCACGGCGCTCAGCTGGTCGCGCTGGCCGACTGCGCCGTGTGCCACAGCGCCAAAGGCGGCGCATTGTTGGCCGGTGGCCTGAAACTGCAGACGCCCTTCGGCGCGATCTACTCCACCAACATCACCCCGGACGACGAAACCGGTATTGGCACTTGGTCCCTGGATGCGTTCAAGCGTGCGATGCGCAATGGCGTTTCGCGGGACGGGCATTTGCTGTACCCGGCCTTTGCGTATCAGCACTTCACCCGATCCCGTGACGCCGACATCGCGGACATTTACGCGTACCTGATGAGCCGACCGCCGGTGCACGCCATCGCGCCGGACAATCACCTGATCTTTGCGCTGAACATTCGTCCGCTGCTGGCGGGCTGGAACCTGCTGTTTTTGCATCCGGGTGAAGTACCTGCCGACCCCGCACAGAGCGCCGAGTGGAATCGCGGACGCTATCTGGTGGACGGCCTCGGGCACTGCGGCGCCTGCCATTCGCCGCTGAACCTACTGGGCGCTGAAAAGGCCGGCCAAGCGTTCGCCGGTGGTTCTATCGATGGCTGGGACGCGCCCGCGTTGACCCGGTTATCGGGCGCGCCGGTGCCGTGGACCCAAACGCAATTGGTCGCCTACTTGCAAACCGGTTTAGCGTCCGAGCACGGCGCGGCGGCTGGACCGATGCGGTCGGTGAGTCGTGAACTAGCCGAGGCGCCCCGTGGGGATGTCGAGGCGATGGCGGCGTACCTGCTGTCGCTGCAAAACCCTGCCTCACCGATGCGCACGGCCGTGGAACAGGCCAATCCGGTCATCGCGCCCTCGCAACAAAGGGCGCATGCGTTATTTGTTGGTGCGTGCGCTGCCTGCCATGAGGCTGGCGCGCCGATGTCGGCAATGGGCGGCAGGCCGTCGTTGGCGCGAGGTACGGCGATCAATGCCGACAACCCGAACAACACGGTGCGCATGATCCTCGACGGCAATGGTTGGCAAGGCAGTGACGCCGCGCACTTTATGCCCGCATTTGCGGACAGCCTGACCGACACGCAAATTGCCGACCTCGCTCATTACCTACGCGCGCGTTACAGCGCCCAGAGACCGTGGAATTCGGTGGATGAAACCTCGGTCGCCAAGATTCGCAAGGAGACCCCAACGCCATGA
- a CDS encoding PAS domain S-box protein: protein MTSPRTFPLHTSVLLSHDPQPSLLLDGQARPIELNPALLKVLAQWPNTDVTALLPVNQFALVRACLEQQRAIEDVEACWEQRIFLWTFIPVPQGNQVLARCREATEQVVAEREAAKARRLYRLITENTTDLISRHTPEGHFIDASPAAWTLLGYWPEELRGLLAQGLFHGQDLAGLINRARDALTQEGYHTMTYRIRHRDGHYLWFETASRAIRETYTGAVVEVVSVSRDITARVQADERQRRLEDELAHTARLVTLGELASGIAHEINQPLAAVVNYASASQRYLQALGTHPQAAERVAQGLEHITDHANRASEVIKRLRAFLRKGRRQMQALDASEVARGVVRLCGWEANDCQVTIKERLPDNLPPIYADRVLLEQVLLNVLRNAIEANREAHPGRSSTIVLAAEVARDGRIELSVQDQGPGVSEPELEKIFTPFYTSKVDGLGLGLSMSRNIIEGLGGELKARRLPVGLMLLCYLPRVGPSATASGVSE from the coding sequence ATGACTTCCCCCCGGACTTTCCCTTTGCACACCTCGGTGCTGTTGAGCCACGACCCGCAACCCAGCCTATTGCTCGATGGTCAGGCGCGTCCGATTGAACTCAACCCAGCGCTGCTGAAAGTACTGGCGCAGTGGCCCAACACCGACGTAACGGCGCTGTTGCCGGTGAATCAATTTGCGCTGGTACGCGCCTGCCTGGAACAGCAACGGGCGATCGAAGACGTTGAAGCCTGTTGGGAGCAACGAATTTTTTTATGGACGTTTATTCCCGTTCCCCAGGGAAACCAGGTGTTGGCGCGCTGCCGAGAGGCCACTGAGCAGGTTGTGGCCGAGCGTGAAGCGGCCAAAGCGCGACGGCTGTATCGATTGATCACCGAAAACACCACTGATCTTATTTCCCGGCACACGCCTGAAGGTCATTTCATTGATGCGTCACCCGCGGCCTGGACGTTGCTGGGTTATTGGCCCGAGGAACTGCGTGGTTTATTGGCACAGGGTTTGTTTCATGGGCAGGACTTGGCGGGACTGATTAACCGGGCCCGGGATGCGCTGACCCAGGAGGGTTATCACACGATGACCTACCGAATCCGCCACCGCGATGGGCATTACTTGTGGTTCGAAACCGCCAGCCGGGCGATCCGCGAAACCTACACCGGTGCCGTGGTCGAGGTGGTCAGCGTGTCCAGGGATATCACTGCTCGAGTTCAGGCGGATGAGCGTCAGCGGCGTCTCGAAGATGAGTTGGCGCACACGGCGCGGCTAGTGACCTTGGGCGAATTGGCCTCTGGCATTGCTCATGAAATCAATCAGCCATTGGCGGCGGTCGTCAACTACGCCAGCGCCAGCCAGCGTTATTTGCAGGCCTTGGGCACTCACCCGCAGGCCGCCGAGCGGGTGGCCCAGGGTTTAGAGCACATCACCGACCACGCCAATCGCGCGTCTGAAGTGATCAAGCGGCTGCGGGCTTTTCTGCGCAAAGGGCGGCGGCAAATGCAGGCCTTGGACGCCAGCGAAGTGGCCCGTGGGGTGGTTCGTTTGTGTGGGTGGGAAGCGAACGATTGCCAAGTCACGATAAAAGAGCGATTGCCGGATAATCTTCCGCCGATCTACGCCGATAGAGTGTTGTTGGAGCAGGTGTTGCTTAACGTATTACGCAACGCCATCGAGGCCAACCGCGAGGCTCATCCCGGTCGATCATCGACCATTGTATTAGCGGCTGAAGTGGCGCGTGACGGGCGCATCGAGCTGAGTGTTCAGGATCAAGGACCGGGGGTGAGCGAGCCGGAACTGGAAAAGATTTTCACACCGTTTTACACCAGTAAAGTCGATGGCCTTGGCCTGGGATTATCCATGAGTCGCAACATCATCGAAGGGCTGGGTGGCGAGCTAAAGGCCCGGCGCCTGCCGGTTGGCCTGATGCTGCTGTGTTATTTGCCTCGCGTGGGTCCGTCGGCAACCGCATCAGGAGTGAGTGAATGA
- a CDS encoding (2Fe-2S)-binding protein, with amino-acid sequence MTTLTVNGVQHTIDVDPSSPLLYVLRNQLQLNGAKFGCGLGQCGACTVIVGDKPVFSCLLPVSAVGERPVRTIEGLGTVEHPGPLQQAFINQQAAQCGYCIAGMVMRAQALLDKVPTPSDGDIREHLQPHLCRCGTHMRILAAVHEVAEANAATNAQAPS; translated from the coding sequence ATGACCACGCTTACTGTGAACGGCGTGCAGCACACGATTGATGTCGATCCGTCATCGCCGCTGCTCTACGTGCTGCGTAATCAGTTGCAACTGAACGGCGCCAAATTTGGCTGCGGCTTGGGTCAGTGCGGTGCCTGTACCGTGATCGTCGGCGATAAGCCGGTGTTCTCATGTTTATTGCCGGTGTCGGCGGTGGGCGAGCGGCCGGTTCGCACCATCGAGGGCTTGGGCACTGTCGAGCATCCGGGTCCGTTGCAACAGGCATTTATCAACCAGCAAGCCGCGCAGTGCGGATACTGCATTGCCGGAATGGTGATGCGCGCCCAGGCACTGCTCGACAAAGTGCCAACGCCCAGCGACGGGGACATTCGCGAACACCTGCAACCCCACCTATGCCGATGCGGTACGCACATGCGGATTCTTGCAGCGGTCCATGAGGTGGCTGAAGCAAACGCGGCGACTAATGCGCAGGCGCCGTCATGA
- a CDS encoding acyl-CoA synthetase, whose amino-acid sequence MSIFEQGLAPAAVNHIALSPLSFIERTAHVYPNYPAVIHGSIRRTWAQTYARCRRLASALEGRGIGKNDTVALMLPNIPAMLEAHFAVPMIGAVLNPLNVRLDAEAIAFMLGHGEAKVLITDREFYDVVHAALSMLEHPPLVIDVDDPEYGEGQAVSTLDYEALLAEGDPDFAWQWPTDEWDAISLSYTSGTTGNPKGVVYHHRGAYLSSLGNQMTWSMGNHPIFLWTLPMFHCNGWCYPWTITAMAGVHVFLRRVDPQKILTLIHEHQITHFCGAPIVLNALINMPDSAKAAIDHPVHAMVAGAAPPAKVIGAVEEMGIKVTHVYGLTESYGPVTICAWHSEWDELPLDERAQVKSRQGVRYSTLEGLMVADPKTLEPTPRDGETIGEIFMRGNTIMKGYLKNPSATAEAFEGDWFHTGDLAVCHPDGYVEIKDRLKDIIISGGENISTIELEGVLYRHPAVLEAAVVARPDEKWGETPCAFVTLKADHEHVREADIISFCREHLAGFKVPRTVVFSLLPKTSTGKIQKFVLRETAKNL is encoded by the coding sequence ATGTCGATCTTCGAGCAAGGGCTCGCCCCTGCGGCGGTCAATCATATCGCGTTGTCTCCGCTCAGCTTCATCGAGCGCACTGCCCACGTTTACCCTAACTATCCTGCTGTTATCCATGGTTCGATTCGTCGTACCTGGGCGCAAACCTATGCCCGCTGTCGGCGCCTGGCTTCGGCGCTTGAAGGTCGTGGCATTGGCAAAAACGATACTGTGGCACTGATGCTGCCCAATATTCCGGCCATGTTGGAAGCGCACTTTGCAGTGCCGATGATCGGCGCCGTCTTGAACCCGCTTAACGTACGTCTGGACGCCGAGGCGATTGCCTTCATGCTGGGGCATGGCGAAGCCAAAGTGTTGATTACTGATCGTGAATTCTATGATGTCGTGCACGCCGCGCTGAGCATGCTGGAGCATCCACCGTTGGTGATTGACGTGGATGACCCCGAGTATGGCGAAGGTCAGGCCGTCAGCACGCTGGATTACGAGGCCTTGCTGGCTGAAGGCGACCCGGACTTTGCCTGGCAGTGGCCAACGGATGAGTGGGACGCGATTTCGTTGAGCTACACCTCTGGCACCACTGGCAACCCGAAGGGCGTGGTGTACCACCATCGCGGCGCTTACTTGAGTTCATTGGGCAACCAAATGACCTGGAGCATGGGCAACCACCCAATTTTCCTCTGGACGTTGCCGATGTTTCATTGCAACGGCTGGTGCTACCCGTGGACCATTACCGCCATGGCCGGCGTGCATGTGTTTTTGCGCCGGGTCGACCCACAAAAAATCCTGACCTTGATTCATGAGCATCAGATCACCCACTTCTGCGGCGCGCCCATCGTGCTCAACGCGTTGATCAACATGCCGGACTCAGCCAAAGCCGCCATCGATCACCCGGTACACGCCATGGTCGCGGGTGCAGCGCCGCCCGCCAAAGTGATTGGCGCGGTGGAAGAAATGGGCATTAAAGTCACCCACGTGTATGGCCTGACCGAGAGCTATGGCCCGGTCACGATTTGTGCTTGGCACAGCGAATGGGATGAGCTGCCACTGGACGAGCGCGCCCAGGTCAAGTCTCGTCAGGGCGTGCGTTACTCGACGCTGGAAGGGTTGATGGTCGCAGACCCGAAAACCCTGGAGCCGACCCCACGCGACGGCGAGACCATCGGCGAAATATTCATGCGTGGCAACACGATCATGAAGGGCTACCTGAAGAACCCGAGCGCCACCGCCGAAGCGTTCGAAGGCGACTGGTTTCACACCGGCGACCTGGCTGTGTGTCACCCCGACGGTTATGTCGAGATCAAGGACCGGCTCAAAGACATCATCATTTCCGGCGGCGAAAACATCTCCACCATCGAACTCGAAGGCGTGCTGTATCGCCACCCAGCGGTACTCGAAGCCGCTGTGGTTGCGCGCCCCGACGAGAAATGGGGCGAAACGCCCTGCGCGTTTGTTACCCTCAAAGCCGATCACGAGCACGTTCGCGAAGCCGACATCATCAGCTTCTGCCGCGAACACCTGGCCGGCTTCAAGGTACCGCGCACGGTGGTGTTCAGCCTGTTGCCGAAGACCTCCACCGGCAAAATTCAAAAGTTCGTGCTGCGCGAAACCGCCAAGAACCTTTAA
- a CDS encoding methyl-accepting chemotaxis protein, whose product MLTLLSPGIRLLGRFGFARKFQLLFLLFMLPLVGSLWMIGQDYRDKLALISGERAGVRQLLALDSLDDLLAAQRDRAARWKAADILHEPTPAAREAMAALDAANPVVGQALVQLGIDLHSNGAQADTLNRYQTLQNATTGLDSAALRTVGWWPDGYERFTTALTALQNLREQIVLDSGLNIDPWRETYVLMQIATQQTPDLIERVGRLASVGQTSISSGQFTMQSRLQMRDLRSRLSDARDQLNKTGASLEAKLPQEMQPWSDQYRKSQQRLDSELKVLDDGVFGGSISLKTDGFERSIDALLSDLAALRHQSLASLDDRLGYYHDQSIKQFIPVAAVFGFLLLAALYLFVCLQASIRRSASGITTLAQSLRDGNLCVQVPVEGRDELAAISTALNVAVVQLRTSLLGVDHETLQLSGAVQTLNTQSSRTLNEVEDQQLQISQIATAATQLAATSQGVAKSCEQASASAQHTRHVAEESSRDSLRTTESIQQLNQRLTDTAAALGRVSEQGQQIQSVVDAIRGIAEQTNLLALNAAIEAARAGEQGRGFAVVADEVRSLSQRTQASTAQIAGTVDSLRNTVSQAVGLMDAACGQAVNDAAAVTGLGQRLGEIASAVQGVTDTLAQISTAVEEQASTADEVSSNIQQVDQAAGRLLDGARAVNQAADMLSKGSRALSDNTARFQLN is encoded by the coding sequence ATGCTGACGCTTTTGTCCCCGGGGATCCGCCTGCTAGGGCGTTTTGGATTTGCTCGAAAGTTTCAGCTGCTTTTCCTATTGTTCATGCTGCCGTTGGTGGGCAGTTTATGGATGATCGGCCAGGATTATCGCGACAAGTTGGCCCTAATATCTGGGGAGCGCGCGGGTGTTCGGCAGTTATTGGCGCTAGATTCGCTGGATGATCTGTTGGCGGCGCAACGCGACCGAGCCGCACGTTGGAAGGCGGCCGATATTCTCCACGAGCCGACCCCGGCGGCACGTGAAGCGATGGCCGCACTCGATGCCGCGAACCCTGTTGTGGGTCAGGCGCTCGTGCAATTGGGCATTGATTTGCACAGCAATGGTGCGCAAGCCGACACACTCAATCGTTACCAGACGCTACAAAATGCCACCACGGGTTTGGATTCTGCGGCCCTACGCACGGTAGGCTGGTGGCCGGACGGATACGAGCGTTTCACCACGGCGTTGACCGCACTGCAAAACCTGCGTGAACAAATCGTTTTGGACAGCGGCCTGAACATCGACCCATGGCGTGAAACCTATGTGTTGATGCAAATAGCTACACAGCAAACGCCGGACCTCATCGAGCGTGTTGGTCGGCTGGCCAGTGTCGGGCAAACGTCGATCTCGTCCGGCCAGTTCACCATGCAAAGCCGCTTGCAGATGCGTGACCTGCGCAGCCGCCTCAGCGACGCGCGTGATCAGCTGAACAAAACTGGCGCGTCGTTGGAAGCCAAACTACCGCAAGAAATGCAGCCGTGGTCCGACCAGTACCGCAAAAGCCAGCAGCGGCTGGACAGTGAATTAAAAGTGCTGGATGACGGGGTGTTTGGCGGCAGTATCAGCCTCAAAACCGATGGTTTCGAGCGCAGCATTGACGCATTGCTGAGTGACCTGGCCGCATTGCGCCACCAATCGTTGGCGTCATTGGATGATCGCTTGGGCTATTACCACGACCAGTCCATTAAGCAGTTCATTCCAGTCGCCGCCGTGTTCGGTTTCTTGCTATTGGCGGCGCTGTATTTGTTTGTGTGTTTGCAGGCTTCTATCCGCCGCAGCGCCAGTGGCATCACGACCCTGGCGCAATCGCTGCGTGACGGTAACCTCTGCGTTCAAGTGCCGGTGGAAGGGCGCGATGAACTGGCCGCGATCAGCACCGCACTCAACGTCGCGGTGGTGCAATTGCGCACCAGTCTATTGGGTGTCGATCACGAAACCCTGCAATTGAGCGGCGCGGTACAAACGCTCAATACCCAGTCCAGCCGCACGCTGAACGAAGTCGAAGATCAACAGCTACAGATCAGCCAGATCGCGACGGCGGCCACCCAATTGGCGGCGACCTCCCAAGGCGTGGCGAAAAGTTGCGAGCAAGCATCTGCCAGTGCCCAGCACACCCGACATGTGGCAGAAGAAAGCAGTCGTGACAGCCTTCGGACCACCGAAAGTATCCAGCAGCTTAACCAGCGCCTGACCGACACGGCCGCAGCGTTGGGACGTGTCAGTGAGCAAGGGCAACAAATTCAATCGGTGGTGGACGCCATTCGCGGTATCGCTGAGCAGACTAACTTGTTGGCACTCAACGCAGCCATCGAAGCGGCGCGAGCTGGCGAGCAGGGCAGAGGTTTCGCAGTGGTTGCCGACGAAGTGCGCAGTCTTTCACAGCGCACTCAGGCGTCGACTGCGCAAATCGCGGGTACCGTCGACAGCTTGCGCAACACCGTCAGTCAGGCCGTGGGGCTGATGGACGCGGCGTGCGGTCAGGCCGTCAATGATGCGGCAGCGGTGACCGGGTTGGGCCAGCGTTTGGGTGAGATCGCCAGTGCAGTGCAGGGCGTAACCGACACCTTGGCGCAGATCTCCACGGCGGTCGAAGAACAGGCCAGCACGGCGGATGAAGTGAGCAGTAATATTCAACAGGTCGATCAAGCTGCCGGGCGCTTGCTGGATGGCGCACGGGCCGTCAATCAAGCGGCCGACATGCTCAGCAAAGGCAGCCGGGCGCTGAGTGACAATACCGCGCGTTTTCAATTGAACTGA
- a CDS encoding response regulator transcription factor has protein sequence MTRVAEQVVYVVDDDQGMLDSTVWLLESVGLKALPFTSGRAFLEACDAELNACVLLDVRMPGMGGLNVQEEMRARDLRLPVIFVSGHADVPIVVRAFKAGAHDFIEKPYNQQLLLDSVQQALQSADAHPSDAQGQAALQARLLTLTPRERDVLLPLVQGYTTREIAEQLGISAKTVDLYRSRVMKRMQAEHLPALVGMAIVVKLVNPLALRSGGN, from the coding sequence ATGACCCGCGTCGCGGAGCAAGTGGTGTATGTGGTCGATGACGACCAAGGCATGCTCGACTCGACTGTCTGGTTGTTGGAGTCGGTGGGCCTCAAAGCGCTGCCGTTTACCAGCGGGCGGGCTTTTCTGGAAGCGTGCGATGCCGAGTTGAATGCGTGCGTGTTGCTGGACGTGCGGATGCCGGGTATGGGCGGCCTGAATGTGCAGGAAGAGATGCGTGCGCGGGACCTGCGTTTGCCCGTGATTTTTGTCAGCGGCCACGCTGATGTGCCAATTGTGGTTCGGGCGTTCAAGGCCGGCGCCCATGACTTCATTGAAAAACCGTACAACCAACAGCTGTTGTTGGACAGCGTGCAACAAGCGCTGCAAAGCGCGGATGCACACCCGTCAGACGCTCAAGGTCAGGCGGCATTGCAAGCGCGCTTGCTGACGTTGACGCCCCGCGAGCGCGACGTATTGCTGCCGCTGGTGCAAGGCTACACGACCCGGGAAATTGCGGAGCAACTGGGTATCAGTGCAAAAACCGTGGATCTGTATCGGTCGCGGGTAATGAAACGCATGCAGGCCGAGCATCTACCGGCATTAGTAGGCATGGCAATAGTGGTCAAGTTGGTCAACCCACTAGCGCTGCGTTCAGGTGGCAATTGA
- a CDS encoding xanthine dehydrogenase family protein molybdopterin-binding subunit, whose amino-acid sequence MRPDDAQDVLSNPGRRHFLVASSLLVSFSLLASSRVFAVTSTTEAGTFTTSTPSLPGSLKTEPNLDAWIKIDGQGQITVFTGKAELGTGIRTALIQIAAEQLDVAPHTLRLITADTAQTPNEGYTAGSHSIADSGTAIFHAAAQVRSLLVQAAAIEWDVDLETLAVKDGIITSFDGRRISYGEVVGRVELHQAASAVSALNDPKTFAVIGQSMPRVDIPGKVTGGPSYVQDMRLPGMLHARVVRAPSIGATLVSLDTREVEKMPGVIKVVRDGNYLAVVADDEWRAILAMRALTAAATWTLGPPLADQTTIHQHLINSPIQEIPVADQHGPAAPAVKTVRARYSKPYLTHGSIGPSCAVAHLDRDQLTVWTHTQGVYPMRAGLAEMLSMPLQNIRCVHVEGSGCYGHNGADDVAADAALIARALPGRPVRVQWMREQEHTGEPFGPAMTTEVAASLDAAGRIVDWTFEVWSNTHNFRIANAGRFIPASLLSKPFTPAPPQPIPMPEGDGQRNSVPLYTLPNLRVQYHFLPMMPIRVSAMRSLGAYHNVFSIESFMDELALAANADPVAFRLAHLHDPRGRDVITLAAQKFGWQPGVKLPTGHGVGFAFAQYKNLMAYFAIAMEVSVEPKTGSVQIGRVVAACDCGQLVNPDGARNQIEGGIIQAASWAMFEQTTWNAQNITSYDWSTYPILRFSSVPTSIEVHMIDRPGMPFLGVGEASQGPTSAVIANAIANATGKRLRNTPLTGERLKLALQAPDVHGI is encoded by the coding sequence ATGAGGCCCGATGACGCGCAAGACGTATTGAGCAATCCCGGCCGCAGGCACTTTTTAGTTGCCAGTTCGCTGCTGGTCAGTTTTTCATTGCTGGCGAGTTCCCGGGTATTCGCCGTAACGTCGACCACCGAAGCTGGGACGTTCACCACCAGCACGCCGAGCCTGCCGGGTAGCTTGAAGACCGAGCCGAACCTGGATGCGTGGATCAAGATCGATGGGCAAGGGCAGATCACGGTGTTTACCGGCAAAGCTGAATTGGGCACCGGCATCCGCACGGCACTCATTCAGATTGCCGCCGAGCAGTTGGACGTCGCGCCACATACCCTGCGACTAATCACGGCCGATACCGCCCAAACCCCGAACGAAGGCTACACCGCCGGCAGCCATTCGATTGCCGACAGCGGCACGGCGATCTTCCACGCAGCCGCTCAAGTGCGTAGCCTGTTGGTGCAAGCCGCCGCTATCGAGTGGGACGTCGACCTCGAGACGTTAGCTGTGAAAGACGGCATCATCACTTCATTCGACGGCCGTCGTATCAGTTACGGCGAGGTGGTGGGGCGGGTCGAACTGCACCAGGCGGCCAGCGCTGTTTCCGCGTTGAACGATCCGAAAACCTTTGCCGTCATCGGCCAATCGATGCCCCGAGTCGATATTCCCGGCAAGGTCACGGGCGGTCCCAGTTACGTGCAGGACATGCGCCTGCCCGGCATGCTCCATGCGCGGGTGGTGCGTGCGCCGTCGATTGGCGCGACCTTGGTCAGCCTCGACACCCGCGAGGTAGAGAAGATGCCGGGGGTGATCAAGGTCGTGCGCGACGGTAATTACTTGGCGGTGGTGGCAGACGATGAGTGGCGAGCCATTCTGGCAATGCGCGCATTGACCGCCGCCGCCACTTGGACACTCGGTCCGCCGCTGGCTGATCAGACGACGATTCATCAGCACTTGATCAATTCTCCGATTCAGGAAATACCGGTCGCTGATCAGCACGGTCCTGCCGCGCCAGCGGTTAAAACCGTGCGTGCGCGATACAGCAAACCGTATTTGACCCACGGCTCCATCGGACCGTCTTGCGCAGTGGCGCACCTCGACCGTGACCAGCTCACGGTCTGGACCCACACTCAAGGCGTTTACCCCATGCGTGCGGGTTTGGCGGAAATGCTGTCGATGCCGCTCCAGAACATCCGCTGCGTTCACGTCGAAGGTTCCGGCTGTTACGGGCATAACGGCGCCGACGACGTTGCCGCTGATGCTGCATTGATTGCACGCGCATTACCCGGACGTCCGGTGCGCGTGCAGTGGATGCGCGAGCAAGAACATACCGGCGAGCCGTTCGGTCCGGCCATGACTACAGAGGTTGCCGCTTCGCTCGACGCCGCTGGAAGAATCGTTGATTGGACCTTTGAGGTCTGGAGCAACACCCACAATTTCCGCATCGCGAACGCCGGGCGTTTTATCCCGGCTTCGCTGCTGTCCAAGCCATTTACCCCCGCACCGCCCCAACCGATCCCAATGCCCGAAGGCGACGGCCAACGCAACAGTGTCCCGCTGTACACCCTGCCCAATCTGCGGGTGCAGTACCACTTTCTGCCGATGATGCCGATCAGGGTATCGGCCATGCGTTCGCTGGGCGCTTACCACAACGTCTTCAGCATCGAGAGCTTCATGGATGAACTCGCATTGGCAGCTAACGCTGATCCGGTGGCGTTTCGCTTGGCGCACCTCCACGATCCACGAGGGCGCGACGTCATTACGCTGGCCGCGCAAAAGTTTGGCTGGCAACCCGGCGTGAAGCTGCCCACCGGACACGGCGTCGGCTTTGCGTTCGCCCAATACAAGAACCTGATGGCGTATTTTGCCATTGCGATGGAAGTGTCGGTGGAACCGAAAACCGGGAGTGTGCAGATAGGACGGGTTGTTGCGGCGTGTGATTGCGGGCAGTTGGTCAACCCCGATGGCGCGCGTAATCAGATCGAGGGCGGCATCATTCAAGCCGCAAGCTGGGCGATGTTCGAGCAAACCACTTGGAACGCGCAAAACATCACCAGCTACGATTGGAGCACTTACCCGATCTTGCGTTTCTCGTCAGTGCCTACGTCGATTGAGGTTCATATGATCGACCGCCCTGGCATGCCGTTCCTCGGGGTTGGCGAAGCGTCGCAAGGCCCAACGTCCGCCGTCATAGCCAACGCCATAGCCAACGCGACGGGTAAGCGGCTTCGAAACACGCCGTTGACCGGGGAGCGGTTGAAGCTGGCGCTGCAGGCGCCGGACGTACACGGAATCTGA